Proteins encoded together in one Camelina sativa cultivar DH55 unplaced genomic scaffold, Cs unpScaffold00555, whole genome shotgun sequence window:
- the LOC109131573 gene encoding LOW QUALITY PROTEIN: uncharacterized protein LOC109131573 (The sequence of the model RefSeq protein was modified relative to this genomic sequence to represent the inferred CDS: deleted 1 base in 1 codon; substituted 1 base at 1 genomic stop codon) — IELRYIVVKTCRKIETSXEVSKTRGPSSCNNITDQKHRILMTSSQLSCSNSHDDASNFTT; from the exons ATAGAGCTTCGTTATATTGTGGTAAAGACATGCAGAAAGATAGAGACTAGCTAG GAGGTATCAAAGACGCGTGGTCCTTCATCTTGCAATAATATCACTGATCAGAAGCATCGTATTTTGATGACGAGTTCTCAACTTTCATGCTCAAATAGCCACGACGACGCATCTAATTTTacaacttaa
- the LOC104773493 gene encoding ACT domain-containing protein ACR6 isoform X1, translating into MDDDEYAKLIRRMNPPRVVIDNNACDDATVIQVDSVNKHGTLLEVVQVLTDTNLVIKKAYISSDGGWFMDVFKVIDQFGQKIRDTQVLDYIQRRIESNAGWFVPPLRSSVGVMPSDEYTAIELAGTDRPGLLSEVSAVLTDLHCNVVNAEIWTHNTRAAAVIHVTDHSTNSAITDLIRLSTIKELLCNVVRTNSGSRAAKTVFSSSDTHRERRLHQIMFDDRDYEYEGVKRASPSASRPNVTLMNIDKDYTVVTMRSKDRPKLVFDVVCTLTDMQYVVFHGMVSTEPVEAYQEFYIRHVDGLPINSEAEQERVIQCLEAAIERRASEGLELELLAEDRVGLLSDITRTFRENSLTIVRAEISTREGKAKDTFYVTDVTGNPVESKIVESIRKEIGVSKLKVKNNEDCSVLGTSRPSQETTMGYLLSNIFKPKSHT; encoded by the exons atggatgatgatgaatatgCCAAGCTCATCAGGAGAATGAATCCACCCAG AGTTGTAATAGACAACAACGCCTGCGATGATGCCACCGTTATTCAG gttgataGTGTGAACAAACATGGGACTCTGTTGGAAGTAGTGCAAGTGCTCACTGATACGAATCTTGTGATCAAGAAAGCTTACATCTCTTCCGATGGAGGTTGGTTCATGGACGTCTTCAAAGTGATCGACCAATTTGGCCAAAAGATCAGAGACACACAAGTCCTTGACTATATCCAAAgg AGGATAGAGAGCAACGCTGGGTGGTTTGTTCCACCTTTGAGAAGCTCGGTTGGTGTAATGCCCTCTGATGAATACACAGCAATTGAGCTCGCTGGAACGGACAGACCCGGTCTCTTGTCTGAAGTATCTGCTGTTCTCACAGACCTTCACTGCAATGTTGTGAACGCTGAGATATGGACTCACAACACCAGGGCCGCAGCGGTTATTCATGTCACGGACCATTCAACTAATTCTGCCATTACTGACCTGATTCGCCTCTCCACCATTAAAGAGCTGCTGTGCAATGTAGTCAGGACGAACAGCGGTTCAAGAGCTGCAAAAACGGTCTTCTCCTCTTCTGATACCCACAGGGAGAGACGGTTGCATCAGATCATGTTTGATGACAGGGACTACGAGTACGAGGGAGTCAAAAGAGCAAGCCCATCGGCGTCAAGGCCCAATGTCACACTAATGAACATTGACAAGGATTATACCGTTGTCACCATGAGGTCCAAAGATAGACCAAAGCTTGTCTTTGACGTAGTCTGTACTTTGACTGATATGCAGTATGTGGTGTTCCATGGCATGGTCAGCACAGAACCGGTGGAGGCTTATCAG GAATTTTACATCCGTCATGTAGATGGACTTCCCATAAACTCAGAAGCTGAGCAAGAACGTGTCATACAATGTCTGGAAGCAGCCATTGAGAGGAGAGCATCCGAG GGTTTAGAGCTGGAGTTATTAGCAGAAGACCGAGTTGGTCTCCTCTCAGACATAACCAGAACATTCCGAGAGAACAGCTTAACAATTGTGAGAGCAGAGATCTCGACACGAGAGGGTAAGGCGAAAGACACTTTCTACGTTACGGACGTGACAGGAAACCCAGTTGAATCAAAAATAGTGGAGTCAATCAGAAAAGAG ATAGGAGTAAGCAAGCTGAAGGTGAAGAACAACGAGGATTGCTCTGTTCTTGGTACGAGCAGGCCTTCGCAAGAAACAACAATGGGGTATTTGCTAAGTAACATCTTCAAACCCAAGTCTCACACATAA
- the LOC104773511 gene encoding glutaredoxin-C7, whose translation LLRIESLAAESAVVIFSVSTCCMCHAVKGLFRGMGVSPAVHELDLHPYGGDIQRALIRLLGCSGASSPGSLPVVFIGGKLVGAMDRVMASHINGSLVPLLKDAGALWL comes from the coding sequence CTGCTTCGCATAGAGTCTCTGGCGGCAGAGAGCGCTGTGGTGATATTCAGCGTGAGCACGTGCTGCATGTGCCACGCCGTGAAGGGTCTCTTCCGAGGAATGGGCGTCAGCCCCGCCGTCCACGAGCTCGACCTCCACCCCTACGGCGGCGACATCCAGCGAGCCCTCATCCGTCTCCTCGGCTGCTCCGGCGCCTCTTCTCCCGGGTCTCTTCCGGTCGTCTTCATCGGCGGTAAACTTGTTGGAGCTATGGACAGAGTCATGGCTTCCCACATCAACGGCTCTCTCGTTCCTCTTCTCAAAGACGCCGGCGCTCTCTGGCTTTAA
- the LOC104773493 gene encoding ACT domain-containing protein ACR6 isoform X2, with protein MDDDEYAKLIRRMNPPRVVIDNNACDDATVIQVDSVNKHGTLLEVVQVLTDTNLVIKKAYISSDGGWFMDVFKVIDQFGQKIRDTQVLDYIQRRIESNAGWFVPPLRSSVGVMPSDEYTAIELAGTDRPGLLSEVSAVLTDLHCNVVNAEIWTHNTRAAAVIHVTDHSTNSAITDLIRLSTIKELLCNVVRTNSGSRAAKTVFSSSDTHRERRLHQIMFDDRDYEYEGVKRASPSASRPNVTLMNIDKDYTVVTMRSKDRPKLVFDVVCTLTDMQYVVFHGMVSTEPVEAYQEFYIRHVDGLPINSEAEQERVIQCLEAAIERRASEGLELELLAEDRVGLLSDITRTFRENSLTIVRAEISTREGKAKDTFYVTDVTGNPVESKIVESIRKEIGVSKLKVKNNEDCSVLGTSRPSQETTMGYLLSNIFKPKSHT; from the exons atggatgatgatgaatatgCCAAGCTCATCAGGAGAATGAATCCACCCAG AGTTGTAATAGACAACAACGCCTGCGATGATGCCACCGTTATTCAG gttgataGTGTGAACAAACATGGGACTCTGTTGGAAGTAGTGCAAGTGCTCACTGATACGAATCTTGTGATCAAGAAAGCTTACATCTCTTCCGATGGAGGTTGGTTCATGGACGTCTTCAAAGTGATCGACCAATTTGGCCAAAAGATCAGAGACACACAAGTCCTTGACTATATCCAAAgg AGGATAGAGAGCAACGCTGGGTGGTTTGTTCCACCTTTGAGAAGCTCGGTTGGTGTAATGCCCTCTGATGAATACACAGCAATTGAGCTCGCTGGAACGGACAGACCCGGTCTCTTGTCTGAAGTATCTGCTGTTCTCACAGACCTTCACTGCAATGTTGTGAACGCTGAGATATGGACTCACAACACCAGGGCCGCAGCGGTTATTCATGTCACGGACCATTCAACTAATTCTGCCATTACTGACCTGATTCGCCTCTCCACCATTAAAGAGCTGCTGTGCAATGTAGTCAGGACGAACAGCGGTTCAAGAGCTGCAAAAACGGTCTTCTCCTCTTCTGATACCCACAGGGAGAGACGGTTGCATCAGATCATGTTTGATGACAGGGACTACGAGTACGAGGGAGTCAAAAGAGCAAGCCCATCGGCGTCAAGGCCCAATGTCACACTAATGAACATTGACAAGGATTATACCGTTGTCACCATGAGGTCCAAAGATAGACCAAAGCTTGTCTTTGACGTAGTCTGTACTTTGACTGATATGCAGTATGTGGTGTTCCATGGCATGGTCAGCACAGAACCGGTGGAGGCTTATCAG GAATTTTACATCCGTCATGTAGATGGACTTCCCATAAACTCAGAAGCTGAGCAAGAACGTGTCATACAATGTCTGGAAGCAGCCATTGAGAGGAGAGCATCCGAG GGTTTAGAGCTGGAGTTATTAGCAGAAGACCGAGTTGGTCTCCTCTCAGACATAACCAGAACATTCCGAGAGAACAGCTTAACAATTGTGAGAGCAGAGATCTCGACACGAGAGGGTAAGGCGAAAGACACTTTCTACGTTACGGACGTGACAGGAAACCCAGTTGAATCAAAAATAGTGGAGTCAATCAGAAAAGAGATAGGAGTAAGCAAGCTGAAGGTGAAGAACAACGAGGATTGCTCTGTTCTTGGTACGAGCAGGCCTTCGCAAGAAACAACAATGGGGTATTTGCTAAGTAACATCTTCAAACCCAAGTCTCACACATAA
- the LOC104773494 gene encoding glutaredoxin-C7, giving the protein MQYQTESWGSYKMNKIGFGGVGMVADTAGLLRIESLAAESAVVIFSVSTCCMCHAVKGLFRGMGVSPAVHELDLHPYGGDIQRALIRLLGCSGASSPGSLPVVFIGGKLVGAMDRVMASHINGSLVPLLKDAGALWL; this is encoded by the coding sequence atgcaaTACCAGACAGAATCGTGGGGATCATACAAGATGAACAAGATAGGGTTCGGCGGTGTGGGGATGGTGGCTGACACTGCAGGTCTGCTTCGCATAGAGTCTCTGGCGGCAGAGAGCGCTGTGGTGATATTCAGCGTGAGCACGTGCTGCATGTGCCACGCCGTGAAGGGTCTCTTCCGAGGAATGGGCGTCAGCCCCGCCGTCCACGAGCTCGACCTCCACCCCTACGGCGGCGACATCCAGCGAGCCCTCATCCGTCTCCTCGGCTGCTCCGGCGCCTCTTCTCCCGGGTCTCTTCCGGTCGTCTTCATCGGCGGTAAACTTGTTGGAGCTATGGACAGAGTCATGGCTTCCCACATCAACGGCTCTCTCGTTCCTCTTCTCAAAGACGCCGGCGCTCTCTGGCTTTAA
- the LOC104773495 gene encoding uncharacterized protein LOC104773495, whose amino-acid sequence MEMNRRRSRGFMIAKLMPFCKSVKHLTPSQDLYNNVHYTSSTTTSYAPQPDTNNYVTTTTPLPPKVSFLLQPSLAPEGKDMEKKLNAMADKLIGRGINGVDECVDARAASYISSVRERFKLDH is encoded by the exons ATGGAGATGAACAGAAGGAGATCAAGAGGGTTCATGATAGCTAAGCTAATGCCCTTTTGCAAATCTGTGAAACATCTTACTCCTTCCCAAGACCTTTATAACAACGTTCATTACACTTCGTCCACTACGACTTCCTACGCTCCTCAACCTGATACCAATAACTACGTAACTACCACTACACCTCTCCCTCCAAAAGTTAGCTTCCTCCTTCAACCAT CCTTGGCTCCTGAGGGTAAGGATATGGAAAAGAAGCTGAACGCGATGGCAGATAAGCTGATCGGTAGGGGGATTAATGGAGTGGACGAGTGCGTTGACGCTAGAGCCGCTTCCTATATATCTTCGGTTCGAGAAAGGTTTAAGCTGGACCATTGA
- the LOC109131574 gene encoding uncharacterized protein LOC109131574 — MGGADWGPVAVAVVLFVVLSPGLLFQLPARRRVLECGNMTTSGISILVHAILFFAVITILVIAIQIHIHI, encoded by the coding sequence ATGGGAGGAGCTGACTGGGGACCGGTGGCAGTTGCGGTAGTGCTGTTCGTAGTGTTATCGCCGGGGCTTCTCTTTCAGTTGCCGGCGAGGAGGAGAGTGTTGGAGTGTGGCAACATGACCACAAGCGGCATCTCAATATTGGTTCATGCCATTCTCTTCTTTGCTGTTATCACCATTTTGGTCATTGCCATTCAAATTCACATTCACATCTAA